The region GCCATCGGTGCCGCTGCGCTTTCCGTGACTGGCGGTGCCATACCGCCGAATCGGCTCTCACCCGCCGAACTGCTCAAGCAGATGACATTGGAGGAGAAGGTCGGGCAATTGTTCGTGACCTACGCCTACGGTCGCACCGCCGACACCTCGCACCCCAAGAACCAGGAGGAGTTCGGCGTCGACACCCCGGCTCAGGTGGTACAGAAGTACCACCTCGGCGGCATTATCCACTTCTCCTGGACAGACAGCCTCTATGAGCCCAAGCAGATCGCCGAGTTGTCCAACGGCCTGCAGAATGCAGCGGTTTCTTCTGGGGCGAAGGTGCCGCTGCTGATCTCCACCGATCAGGAGCAGGGACAGGTCACCCGCATCCTGGAGCCGGCCACCCAATTCCCGGGCAACATGGCGCTAGGCGCCGGCCGCAATGCCGACGACGCCGGGCGCTCGGCCGCGATTACCGGGCAGGAAATGCGGGCGATGGGGCTAAACCAGAACTTCGCGCCGAGCGGCGACGTCAACGTCAACCCGGCGAACCCGGTGATCGGGGTGCGGTCGTTCTCGTCCGACCCGGCGCTCGCCGCGCGGTTGACCGCCGCGCAAATCCGCGGCTACGAGGACTCGGCGAAGCCAGGCGAAACCGTATCGGCGACGGTCAAGCACTTCCCCGGGCACGGGGACACCAATGACGACAGCCACACCTCGCTGCCGGTGATCGAGCACGACCGGCAGCAGTGGGAACAGCTGGACGCACCGCCGTTCAAGGAGGCGATCGCCGCCGGGGCCGACGCCGTGATGAGCGCGCACATCGTGGTGCCCAAGCTCGACGACTCGGGCGGGCCGTCGACGCTGGCGCCGAAGGTGCTCACCGGAATGCTGCGCGAGGAGCTGGGCTACCAGGGTGTGATCGTCACCGACTCGCTGCAGATGGACGGCGTACGCAAGCAGCACCCCGACGCCGAGATCCCGGTGCTGGCGCTCAAGGCCGGGGCCGACATGATGTTGATGCCGGCCAACCTGCAGGTCGCCATCGACGGCGTGCTCAACGCGGTGCGCACCGGTCGGCTCAGCGAGCAGCGCATCGATCAGAGCGTGGAACGCATCCTGGCGCTGAAGTCCGCCCGGGGCGTGCTGGCCAACCCGTTGGTCGATGTGTCCAAAGTGGACAATGTCGTGGGGACGCCGGAACACCTCGCGGCGGCGCAAAGCATCACCGACCACACCACGACCGTGCTGCGCAACGACGGAATGCTGCCGCTGAAGCCGCCCGGGACGATGTTCGTGACCGGCGCCGGGGACACGGCGACCGCCACATTGGCGGAGCGGATCAAGGCGCGCGGGCCCAATGCGACGGCGTTGGAAACGGGTTTGAAGCCAACTCGCGAGCAGATCGACCAGGCCGTCGAAGGCGCCAAGCGCAGCGACGTGGCGGTGGTGCTCACCAACGCCGCATGGAGCCCGGCCAACAAGGCGCAGCTCGACCTGGTCCGCGCCCTGCAGCAGACCGGGAAGCCGGTGGTCGCCGTCGCGGTGCGCGACCCGTACGACGCCGCATACGTCGAGTTGCCCGGTTGGATCGCCACCTACTCGGACAAGCAGGTCGCGATGGAGTCGTTGACGAAGGTGCTCTTCGGCGAGATCCCACCGACCGGCAAGCTGCCAGTCCCGGTGCCCGACCCGAACCGGCCCGGAGTCGACAGGTACCCGTTCGGCCACGGTTTGAGCTGGTGAGAACTCGTGAGTGACGGACCTGGCATGCCCCCGTCGACACCGCGCGGCGCAGCGCCTCCTCGGCAAGCGGTGGCCGGGCGACGGGAGGGTGAGCACCCGAGAGTCACTCGACGCGGGCTCTTGACCGCTGCGGCCCTGTCGGTGCCCGCGGTAGGGCTCGCGGCAAGCTCCGCCTGCGCGAACCCACAGCCCACCGACCTCGGCTACGCCGTGCGGACCGGCGCGGACGTCCTCGCCGCGCGGAACTGGCAGGACATTGCCGGCCGCCGGGTCGGCGTGGTGACCAACCCGACCGGCGTGCTGTCGTCCTTGGAACAGGTCGTGGACGTCATGCATGCCAGCGGGGCGGTGGACGTCGTCGCGGTTTTCGGTCCGGAGCACGGATTTCGCGGCACGTCCCAGGCCGGCGGCTCGGAAGGCGACTATCGCGATCCGCGCACCGGACTGCCGGTGTACGACGCGTACGGGGCCGACGCGGCGAAGCTGGCCGCGATGTTCCGCAAGGCGGGTGTCGAGCAGGTCGTGTTCGACATCGCCGATGTGGGCGTCCGCTTCTACACCTACATCTGGACGATGTACACCGCGATGCAGGCCGCGCACCAGGTCGGGGCCGCATTCCTGGTGCTGGACCGGCCGAATCCGATCGGCGATCAGGTGGCGGGTCCGCGGCTGGATCCGCGGTTCGCCTCCGGCGTCGGGCTGCTGCCGATCGTGCAGCAACACGGCATGACCGTCGGCGAGCTGGCGCGGATGTTCGACCGCGAGTACCTGCCCAGCCCGCTGGCGAAGCTCGACGTGGTCCGCGTCGAGGGCTGGCGGGCGCGCGGCGTGGACAGCGGGCTGCCGTGGGTCCCGCCGAGCCCCAACATGCCGACGCCGGACACCGCGGCGCTGTACCCCGGAACCGGGCTGTTCGAGGGCACCTCGCTGTCCGAGGGACGAGGCACCGCCAGGCCGTTCGAGATCATCGGCGCGCCTGGCATCGATTGGCGGTGGGCGGAGGAGCTCAACGCTGCCGGGCTGCCGGGCGTCCGATTTCGCGAAACGTATTTCGTTCCGACATTTTCCAAGCACGCCAACGAGACCTGTGGTGGGCTGCAGGTGCATCGCTCGGATCAGATCGACGCGATCCGCACCGCCGTCGCGATGATCGTCACCGCGCGCCGGTTGTACCCGCAAGTCTTCGGTTGGCGGCCGGACAACATGATCGACAAGTTGTCGGGTTCGGACCGGTTACGCACGATGGTCGACGCGGGTGCCGACCTGTCCGAGATCGTCGATCCCTGGCAGATCGACGTGGCCGACTTCCAACGACAACGTCAGCCATATCTGCTGTACCACTAAGGGGGACGCGATGGGCAGGACGATTCTGGCAGCGATGGCGCTGCTTTCCGTCACCGCGCTGGCCGGAGCGGCCACGGCGGCGCCCGGTTACGTGCACGGCCATTTCGATCTCCCGCAGGAGGAGTTCGCCCCCGCGGGGACCCAGTTGCATGACGGTACGCCCGAAGAGGTCGGGCTCGATCCGGCGCCGATCGACGCGGCCCTTCGGCAGATCGCGACCTGGACGAACAAGACGCCCGACCTCGAGCACCCGATGTACGCGGGCGCGGTCAGCCTGCTGGTGCACGATGGCGTCGTGGTCCGCCGCGACGCGGTAGGCCACGAGCTGCGCTACTCGGACGCCCAGGGCACCGAACTGCCTCCGGACCAGCAAGAACCGATGCGGCCCGACACGATCTTCGACGTCGCCTCGCTGAGCAAGCTGTTCACTTCGATCGCGGTGCTACAGGCGGTCGACGCCGGTCAAGTGCGGCTGGACGCGCCGGTGGCCGACTACCTGCCGGAATTCGGCGTCAACGGCAAGCAATCGATCACCGTTCAGCAACTGCTCACCCACACCTCCGGCCTGCAGCCCGAGGTGAAACTCTGGAAGCTGCCCCCGGAGCAGCGGATCCCGACGATCATGCAGCTGACCCCCGAGTTCCCGCCCGGCAGCCACTACGCCTACTCCGATCCGAACATGATCACGCTGGGCCTGCTGGTGGAACGGGTCTCGGGCGCGCCGCTTGACCAGGTGGTGCAGCAGCGGATCACCGGACCGCTGGGCATGGTCGACACCGGCTACAACCCGCCTCCCTCGGTGCTGCACCGCACCGCGGCCACGGAGTACCAGGCAGACCCGCCGCGCGGCCTGGTCCGCGGACAGGTGCACGACGAGAACG is a window of Saccharopolyspora phatthalungensis DNA encoding:
- a CDS encoding glycoside hydrolase family 3 protein → MKTRARRAVVALSALAIGAAALSVTGGAIPPNRLSPAELLKQMTLEEKVGQLFVTYAYGRTADTSHPKNQEEFGVDTPAQVVQKYHLGGIIHFSWTDSLYEPKQIAELSNGLQNAAVSSGAKVPLLISTDQEQGQVTRILEPATQFPGNMALGAGRNADDAGRSAAITGQEMRAMGLNQNFAPSGDVNVNPANPVIGVRSFSSDPALAARLTAAQIRGYEDSAKPGETVSATVKHFPGHGDTNDDSHTSLPVIEHDRQQWEQLDAPPFKEAIAAGADAVMSAHIVVPKLDDSGGPSTLAPKVLTGMLREELGYQGVIVTDSLQMDGVRKQHPDAEIPVLALKAGADMMLMPANLQVAIDGVLNAVRTGRLSEQRIDQSVERILALKSARGVLANPLVDVSKVDNVVGTPEHLAAAQSITDHTTTVLRNDGMLPLKPPGTMFVTGAGDTATATLAERIKARGPNATALETGLKPTREQIDQAVEGAKRSDVAVVLTNAAWSPANKAQLDLVRALQQTGKPVVAVAVRDPYDAAYVELPGWIATYSDKQVAMESLTKVLFGEIPPTGKLPVPVPDPNRPGVDRYPFGHGLSW
- a CDS encoding serine hydrolase domain-containing protein; translated protein: MGRTILAAMALLSVTALAGAATAAPGYVHGHFDLPQEEFAPAGTQLHDGTPEEVGLDPAPIDAALRQIATWTNKTPDLEHPMYAGAVSLLVHDGVVVRRDAVGHELRYSDAQGTELPPDQQEPMRPDTIFDVASLSKLFTSIAVLQAVDAGQVRLDAPVADYLPEFGVNGKQSITVQQLLTHTSGLQPEVKLWKLPPEQRIPTIMQLTPEFPPGSHYAYSDPNMITLGLLVERVSGAPLDQVVQQRITGPLGMVDTGYNPPPSVLHRTAATEYQADPPRGLVRGQVHDENAWSLGGVAGEAGVFSTADDLARLGQTLLNGGTYGGNRILSEDSVAKMLTNYNGAFPGNAHGLGFELDQRWYMAGLSSPRTAGHTGFTGTSLVIDPGSRSVVVLLTNRVHPSREWGSNNPAREALAQGLAQSLAVDPAHGSESWHSDRGGTLTTDALGPVSGPMQVSFKAFVDTERDSDGVDPLFVESSADGAEWRPVTLQASGPGAPDGPQEFLAGAGHRNWWKVRGTIDANAGQHVRLRWRYALDNLYAGRGVNVDGILVADRDATLLDGELEAGRLHPDGWISTNR
- a CDS encoding exo-beta-N-acetylmuramidase NamZ family protein — its product is MTAAALSVPAVGLAASSACANPQPTDLGYAVRTGADVLAARNWQDIAGRRVGVVTNPTGVLSSLEQVVDVMHASGAVDVVAVFGPEHGFRGTSQAGGSEGDYRDPRTGLPVYDAYGADAAKLAAMFRKAGVEQVVFDIADVGVRFYTYIWTMYTAMQAAHQVGAAFLVLDRPNPIGDQVAGPRLDPRFASGVGLLPIVQQHGMTVGELARMFDREYLPSPLAKLDVVRVEGWRARGVDSGLPWVPPSPNMPTPDTAALYPGTGLFEGTSLSEGRGTARPFEIIGAPGIDWRWAEELNAAGLPGVRFRETYFVPTFSKHANETCGGLQVHRSDQIDAIRTAVAMIVTARRLYPQVFGWRPDNMIDKLSGSDRLRTMVDAGADLSEIVDPWQIDVADFQRQRQPYLLYH